One Spirochaeta africana DSM 8902 genomic window carries:
- a CDS encoding TRAP transporter large permease, with amino-acid sequence MALLWISMVAMLLLGFPFMVVILGSLLMYIAVTMPGFNYTVMVQQIINGISPPALVAVPMFILGASIISSGESAKKLIHMVKTFVGHIPGGLPITTNVSCTMFGAVSGSTQGTVAAIGTTMRPMLLKAGYSSPFSLGLIINSSDVALLIPPSIGFIVYGVVTSTSIGRLFLAGIVPGLLIVLLFSIYCVIYSKVNKVGVLDKASWAERRAAVKSGGMVIGFPILIVGGIYTGIFSPTEASAVAVLYALFLEGVVYRTLKWKALVKSALDTGIITGVVFVLVGAGQAFSWFISFLRIPQQVMPMLIGTDPTQMQIILLVVVSYFIMCMFVDPIVAIFVLSPIFQPYVISLGIDPVFLGTLVVLQATIGSATPPFGCDIFTAQLIFRRPYWEVIRHTPPFTLIEIGVTALIIIFPQIVLFLPNSALI; translated from the coding sequence ATGGCATTGCTATGGATTAGTATGGTCGCCATGCTGCTACTGGGATTCCCATTTATGGTGGTAATCCTGGGATCGCTGCTGATGTACATCGCGGTTACCATGCCGGGATTCAACTACACCGTCATGGTACAGCAGATTATCAACGGAATTTCCCCGCCAGCCCTGGTTGCAGTACCGATGTTTATTCTGGGGGCCAGCATCATCAGCTCAGGGGAGTCTGCCAAAAAGCTGATTCACATGGTAAAGACCTTTGTCGGGCATATCCCCGGCGGACTGCCGATTACCACCAACGTCAGCTGCACCATGTTCGGCGCTGTTTCCGGATCGACACAGGGCACCGTTGCTGCTATCGGCACCACCATGCGGCCAATGCTGCTAAAAGCAGGCTACAGCAGCCCGTTCTCGCTCGGTCTCATCATCAACTCCAGCGATGTGGCGCTGCTGATCCCGCCAAGTATCGGGTTTATTGTATACGGGGTAGTCACCAGCACCTCGATCGGCCGCCTGTTCCTGGCCGGGATCGTACCGGGACTGCTGATTGTGCTGCTGTTCTCGATCTACTGCGTAATCTACAGCAAGGTCAACAAGGTCGGGGTGCTGGACAAAGCCAGCTGGGCAGAACGACGCGCCGCAGTAAAGTCCGGGGGTATGGTAATCGGTTTCCCGATACTGATTGTGGGTGGAATCTACACCGGGATCTTCAGTCCCACCGAGGCCTCGGCAGTGGCGGTTCTGTACGCCCTGTTTCTGGAAGGGGTAGTCTACCGGACCCTGAAGTGGAAAGCATTGGTAAAATCAGCACTGGATACCGGGATCATCACCGGCGTGGTGTTTGTACTGGTTGGTGCCGGCCAGGCCTTCAGCTGGTTTATCAGTTTCCTGCGTATTCCACAGCAGGTTATGCCGATGCTGATAGGCACTGACCCTACCCAAATGCAGATCATTCTGCTGGTGGTGGTGTCCTACTTTATTATGTGCATGTTTGTTGACCCGATTGTCGCGATCTTTGTGCTGAGCCCGATCTTCCAGCCGTATGTGATCAGCCTGGGTATCGACCCGGTATTTCTGGGGACCCTGGTAGTACTGCAGGCAACCATCGGCTCGGCAACCCCGCCATTCGGGTGCGATATCTTTACTGCCCAGCTTATTTTCCGGCGGCCCTACTGGGAGGTGATTCGTCACACCCCGCCGTTCACCCTGATCGAGATCGGGGTTACCGCCCTGATCATTATCTTTCCGCAGATCGTGCTGTTTCTGCCCAACTCGGCTTTGATATAG
- a CDS encoding PLP-dependent aminotransferase family protein, producing MLQPDSLFSDRMADVPKSFIREILKTTVSPEVISFAGGLPNRELFPIQEVRQAAVGVLDAYGAEALQYATSEGLYELRQWISQRYRSQQQLDIHPDNIIITTGSQQGLDLIAKILINEGDSLGLEEPGYLGAIQAFALYRPSFRPVPLHFDGLDVQALARSLDRFQPKLFYTVPSFQNPSGISHSNANRDAVAEVFRNSCTLLIEDNPYGEIRFSGEQLRSYAARLPDRTVLLGSFSKIFVPGFRIGWIAAPDRLMEKLTVAKQAADLHTNYFAQRVLLQYLQTSSIDEHITRIRDVYARQKQAMTAAIAREFPASVRCSNPDGGMFLWAVLPDGIPAREVFDAAIKENVAFVPGDPFYVDGRAASTMRLNFSCVDEDGIAEGIARLGTILRTRIGE from the coding sequence ATGCTGCAGCCCGATAGCCTGTTCTCGGATCGCATGGCCGATGTGCCCAAGTCGTTTATTCGCGAGATACTCAAAACAACGGTCAGTCCCGAGGTGATCTCGTTTGCCGGCGGCCTGCCAAACCGGGAGCTGTTCCCGATCCAGGAGGTGCGTCAGGCAGCCGTCGGGGTGCTGGATGCCTATGGCGCCGAGGCCCTGCAGTATGCAACCTCGGAGGGACTGTATGAGCTGCGGCAATGGATCAGCCAGCGTTATCGCAGCCAGCAGCAGCTGGATATTCATCCCGACAATATCATTATCACGACCGGTTCCCAGCAGGGGCTGGATCTGATAGCCAAGATACTGATCAATGAGGGAGACAGCCTGGGGCTCGAGGAGCCGGGGTATCTTGGTGCTATCCAGGCATTCGCACTGTATCGGCCCAGCTTCCGCCCGGTGCCGCTGCATTTTGACGGCCTGGATGTCCAGGCGCTGGCCCGCAGCCTGGACAGGTTTCAGCCAAAGCTGTTTTATACCGTGCCTTCCTTCCAGAACCCCTCCGGGATATCCCACAGCAACGCCAATCGGGATGCGGTTGCCGAGGTGTTCCGCAACAGCTGCACCCTGCTGATCGAGGATAATCCGTACGGAGAAATCCGGTTTTCCGGGGAGCAGCTGCGCAGCTATGCGGCCCGCCTGCCGGACCGGACGGTGCTGCTGGGATCCTTTTCCAAAATCTTTGTGCCGGGCTTCCGGATTGGCTGGATTGCGGCTCCCGACCGGCTGATGGAAAAACTTACAGTGGCCAAGCAGGCGGCCGACCTGCATACCAACTACTTCGCCCAGCGGGTGCTGCTGCAGTATCTGCAGACCAGCTCCATAGATGAGCACATTACCCGTATCCGGGATGTGTATGCCCGGCAAAAGCAGGCGATGACCGCGGCAATTGCCCGTGAGTTTCCGGCCTCGGTTCGCTGCTCGAATCCGGATGGCGGGATGTTTCTCTGGGCAGTGCTGCCTGACGGAATCCCGGCACGCGAGGTATTTGATGCGGCTATCAAGGAGAATGTGGCCTTTGTACCGGGAGATCCGTTCTATGTCGACGGCCGCGCCGCCAGCACCATGCGGCTGAATTTCAGTTGTGTCGACGAAGACGGTATTGCTGAGGGGATCGCCCGGCTGGGGACTATCCTGCGTACGCGGATCGGGGAGTAG
- a CDS encoding histidine kinase dimerization/phosphoacceptor domain -containing protein: protein MPRATRILLAIMVCCVQPMYTQHAAAENQPVQLRVGIYNNSPKVFLDADGNPAGFFIDLLEYAADREGWTLTYHPAPFAELLDRLADGEIDVLPDVAYAESRATQIVFSSVNVIDDWLQVFSTSESGLATAADLDGRRIAVLASSRQQEYMQHHFPRLYDIEYELQVYRDYAATQSSLLDGRVDALVASRFFHLSPERDPLVVPTSIFFAPSLNLYGFRPGIPEEIPTALDAHISSLQNTADSWYYQSLQRWIDRPEVVWPRTLLWLLGTFAGIAAILSLLIPLLRRRLASTAHDYIEIFNSTSDAILIHDEDTWEVLDMNAAARELFGLGSREAFKGIDAHSAVSEGFTAERGQQHLLHARRTGFHQFEWRIRRVDGQVSWAEISLKRVIINNQHRILALIHDISGRKSDETRVKRSLLEKEILLKELYHRTKNNMQIICGLLHLQASDFPDSRLQQAFHDAENRILAMAMVHEKLYASDDLTHINTDEYLSELVQHVRSSMESAQPVTLDLQIERIPVTVETAIPLGLVLNELLTNSLKHAFPGTHNRGRIHIQLQRDPEVPEQIRFEYSDNGIGVPDTDALEQSLSLGLYLIRSLITEQLNGRLRFISEQGLHCSADIIL, encoded by the coding sequence ATGCCTCGAGCAACACGAATACTGCTGGCCATAATGGTGTGCTGTGTGCAGCCGATGTATACGCAGCATGCAGCAGCAGAAAACCAGCCGGTGCAGTTGCGAGTGGGGATATATAACAACAGCCCCAAGGTCTTTCTGGATGCAGATGGCAATCCTGCCGGCTTTTTTATCGATCTGCTGGAGTACGCCGCCGACCGGGAAGGCTGGACGCTCACCTATCACCCGGCACCCTTTGCCGAGCTGCTGGACAGACTGGCGGACGGGGAGATCGATGTCCTGCCGGACGTCGCCTATGCCGAGTCCCGGGCCACGCAGATCGTGTTCAGCAGTGTCAATGTAATCGATGACTGGCTGCAGGTTTTCAGCACCAGCGAATCCGGCCTGGCCACTGCCGCCGATCTGGACGGCAGGCGGATTGCCGTCCTGGCAAGCTCACGGCAGCAGGAATACATGCAGCACCACTTCCCTCGCCTGTACGATATCGAATATGAGCTGCAGGTCTATCGGGATTATGCCGCTACCCAGTCGTCCCTGCTGGATGGCCGGGTGGATGCCCTGGTCGCCTCGCGCTTTTTCCATCTCTCGCCGGAGCGCGACCCCCTGGTAGTACCGACCTCGATCTTCTTTGCCCCGTCGCTGAACCTGTACGGGTTCCGGCCGGGGATCCCCGAGGAGATTCCCACCGCCCTCGATGCGCATATCAGCTCGCTCCAGAATACCGCCGATTCATGGTACTACCAGTCGCTGCAGCGCTGGATTGATCGCCCCGAGGTGGTGTGGCCGCGCACCCTTCTCTGGCTGCTGGGCACCTTTGCGGGGATTGCGGCGATCCTGTCGCTGCTGATCCCGCTGCTGCGCAGACGACTGGCCAGCACAGCCCACGACTATATCGAGATTTTCAACTCCACCTCGGATGCAATCCTGATTCACGACGAGGATACCTGGGAGGTGCTGGATATGAACGCGGCAGCCCGGGAGCTGTTCGGGCTGGGCTCGCGGGAAGCATTCAAGGGGATCGATGCCCACAGCGCTGTGAGCGAAGGGTTCACCGCCGAGCGGGGCCAACAGCACCTGCTACACGCCAGACGGACCGGCTTCCATCAGTTTGAATGGCGTATCCGGCGTGTCGACGGCCAGGTCTCCTGGGCCGAGATCAGTCTGAAACGGGTGATAATCAATAACCAGCATCGTATCCTCGCCCTGATTCACGACATCAGTGGCCGTAAATCCGATGAAACCCGGGTGAAACGCTCCTTGCTGGAGAAGGAGATCCTGCTGAAGGAGCTCTACCACCGCACCAAGAACAATATGCAGATTATCTGCGGGCTGCTGCACCTGCAGGCCAGCGATTTTCCAGACAGCCGGCTGCAGCAGGCATTCCACGATGCCGAAAACCGGATCCTCGCGATGGCGATGGTACACGAGAAACTGTACGCCTCGGATGACCTGACCCATATCAATACCGATGAGTACCTGAGCGAACTGGTGCAGCATGTACGCAGCAGCATGGAGTCCGCACAGCCGGTTACGCTCGACCTGCAGATCGAGCGGATTCCCGTTACGGTCGAGACTGCCATCCCGCTGGGACTGGTACTGAACGAGCTGCTTACCAACTCGCTGAAGCATGCCTTTCCCGGGACCCATAACCGGGGAAGGATACACATTCAGCTGCAGCGGGATCCCGAAGTCCCGGAACAGATCCGGTTTGAGTACAGCGACAACGGGATTGGTGTGCCGGACACAGACGCCCTGGAGCAGTCCTTGAGCCTGGGCCTGTATCTGATCCGCAGCCTGATAACCGAACAGCTGAACGGCCGGCTGCGCTTCATCAGTGAGCAGGGGCTCCACTGCAGCGCCGATATCATCCTGTAG
- a CDS encoding Crp/Fnr family transcriptional regulator has protein sequence MSDAFWTAADIWRELDPIQREQVRQRFPWRREVYAAGQCVALQGDPLERLMLLESGALSAEIIDPQGKVLKVETLLAGAILAGPVLFADDARLPVQLTADCQAAVVSLSKRDAVRLLGSYPAVLQSFLRESGEKVLFLAEKIRLLRFASIREKLAGHFLELARRGSCGSGRCRIRLSYSLEALADLFGVTRPALSRCLGELVDEGLVERCGKGQFVINCQSLRQLLDA, from the coding sequence ATGAGCGATGCGTTCTGGACAGCTGCGGATATCTGGCGCGAACTTGATCCCATCCAGCGGGAGCAGGTCAGGCAGCGGTTTCCCTGGCGCCGCGAGGTGTATGCCGCCGGGCAATGTGTGGCTCTCCAGGGGGATCCGCTGGAGCGTCTGATGCTGCTGGAGTCCGGTGCACTCTCGGCCGAGATAATCGATCCGCAGGGCAAGGTCCTCAAGGTGGAAACCCTGCTGGCTGGTGCGATCCTGGCGGGGCCGGTGTTGTTTGCCGACGACGCTCGGTTGCCGGTCCAGCTCACCGCCGATTGTCAGGCCGCGGTAGTATCTCTGTCAAAACGGGATGCGGTGCGCTTGCTGGGCAGCTATCCAGCGGTGCTGCAGAGCTTTCTGCGGGAGAGCGGCGAGAAGGTACTTTTTCTGGCAGAGAAGATCCGGCTGCTGCGGTTTGCCTCGATCCGGGAAAAACTGGCCGGTCACTTTCTGGAACTGGCCCGGCGCGGGTCCTGCGGTTCCGGCCGCTGCAGAATCCGGCTGTCCTACAGCCTGGAGGCCCTGGCGGATCTCTTCGGGGTTACCCGGCCGGCCCTGTCGCGCTGTCTCGGGGAGCTGGTGGATGAAGGCCTGGTCGAGCGCTGTGGCAAAGGGCAGTTCGTGATCAACTGCCAGTCGCTGCGGCAGCTACTGGATGCATAA
- a CDS encoding ATP-binding protein: MSTPAVREIIEIDEDLCVGCGNCVPSCHQGALQIIDGKARLISDLMCEGIGVCVGTCPTGAMRIERRPAEPYDEIRVMEKIAAAGPNVIKAHLEHLQQHRQDRYLAQALEYLAAHDLPDPLQATDSPGGHPPQGGCPGAAARTLGAAAGSGHPAAGTPAASTASATPAGTAAGASATPAPPVAKTAPGSELRQWPVQLHLLNPAAGYLQHADLLLAADCSAFASGDFHDRFLRGKALAIACPKLDDGQDIYLHKLIRMIEDARINTLTVLIMEVPCCSGLLRMAQAATAQAARKVPVKCIVLSLEGEVIQEDWV; the protein is encoded by the coding sequence ATGAGTACACCAGCTGTTCGGGAAATTATCGAGATAGATGAGGATCTGTGTGTTGGCTGCGGCAACTGTGTGCCAAGCTGCCATCAGGGGGCCCTGCAGATCATAGACGGGAAAGCCCGGCTGATATCCGATCTTATGTGTGAAGGAATCGGCGTGTGTGTCGGCACCTGCCCGACCGGCGCCATGCGGATCGAACGCCGACCGGCCGAGCCGTATGACGAGATACGGGTAATGGAGAAGATTGCCGCTGCCGGTCCGAATGTAATCAAGGCACATCTGGAACACCTGCAGCAGCATCGGCAGGACCGCTACCTGGCACAGGCCCTGGAATACCTGGCAGCGCACGATCTACCCGATCCCTTGCAGGCCACTGACAGTCCGGGCGGGCACCCGCCCCAGGGCGGCTGCCCGGGGGCGGCAGCGCGTACACTGGGAGCAGCTGCTGGATCGGGACACCCGGCAGCCGGCACCCCTGCGGCATCTACAGCATCTGCAACTCCTGCAGGCACAGCAGCTGGCGCGTCAGCGACACCTGCCCCGCCTGTCGCCAAGACAGCGCCGGGCAGTGAGCTGCGACAATGGCCAGTCCAACTGCACCTGCTGAATCCAGCCGCCGGATATCTCCAGCATGCAGATCTGCTGCTGGCAGCAGACTGCAGCGCCTTTGCCAGCGGTGATTTTCACGACCGGTTTCTGCGCGGCAAGGCCCTGGCGATTGCCTGCCCGAAACTGGATGACGGACAGGACATCTATCTGCACAAACTCATCCGCATGATCGAGGATGCCCGAATCAATACACTGACCGTACTGATTATGGAGGTCCCCTGCTGCAGCGGGCTGCTGCGTATGGCCCAGGCGGCTACGGCGCAGGCAGCACGCAAGGTGCCAGTAAAATGCATCGTGCTGTCCCTGGAGGGCGAGGTGATACAGGAGGACTGGGTATAG
- a CDS encoding ABC transporter substrate-binding protein, with the protein MLSLFPRSLGVAVTAAVVILLATSAGTPESAPAARAVTDDLGNTVHVPESPDSILSLSLFSDEVLQDILSPARFAAVHSLAVNPVYSNTAEKASQIDPVIEFNVEQIIDIYPDLVIAADWSEADKLDQLRQAGIPVYQVRTAVEPAGIRTAIRQLGELVGEPAAAAELIADFDRRKAALAEIVAAVPAEDRLQAMDYTTWGASAGTGTSWHTILELAGLDNAAAALKADDFGQVPLSKETLIELDPDILFLPGYVWGEPDGADAFYRQLRRDPAFADLQAIRNDRLYLFPERLKGTYSHYIIDAAEHAARTAYPQLF; encoded by the coding sequence ATGTTATCTCTATTCCCGAGATCCCTTGGCGTCGCTGTCACAGCGGCTGTCGTCATATTGCTGGCAACCTCGGCAGGCACCCCGGAATCGGCTCCGGCTGCCCGCGCCGTAACCGACGACCTGGGCAACACCGTGCATGTTCCCGAAAGCCCCGACAGCATTCTGTCACTCAGCCTGTTCAGCGACGAGGTTCTCCAGGACATTCTCTCGCCGGCGCGATTTGCGGCAGTACACAGCCTTGCGGTCAATCCTGTCTACAGCAATACAGCCGAAAAGGCCAGTCAGATTGATCCTGTCATCGAATTCAATGTTGAGCAGATAATCGACATCTATCCGGACCTGGTAATCGCCGCCGACTGGAGCGAGGCCGACAAACTGGACCAGCTGCGCCAGGCCGGCATTCCGGTCTATCAAGTCCGCACCGCGGTCGAACCTGCCGGTATCCGGACTGCTATCCGGCAGCTGGGCGAACTGGTCGGTGAGCCGGCTGCCGCAGCCGAACTCATTGCGGACTTTGATCGCCGCAAAGCTGCTCTGGCAGAGATAGTCGCCGCTGTACCGGCAGAGGATCGTCTGCAGGCCATGGACTACACCACCTGGGGGGCATCTGCCGGCACGGGAACCTCCTGGCACACCATTCTGGAGCTGGCCGGACTCGACAACGCTGCCGCCGCACTGAAGGCGGATGACTTCGGGCAGGTACCGCTGTCAAAGGAAACCCTGATCGAGCTGGATCCGGACATCCTGTTTCTGCCGGGTTATGTCTGGGGCGAGCCGGATGGGGCAGATGCATTTTACCGGCAGCTGCGCCGCGACCCTGCCTTTGCAGATCTGCAGGCCATCAGGAACGACCGGCTGTATCTCTTTCCCGAACGGCTCAAGGGCACCTACAGCCACTACATCATCGATGCCGCTGAGCATGCTGCGAGGACAGCATACCCCCAGCTGTTCTGA
- a CDS encoding FecCD family ABC transporter permease yields the protein MTKRPELTRTPLSASLLLALLSAVLATLLAAVLWGAVSLSAGDVMQALRYPPARLHLLPPELRRVHAIVWYIRLPRAITAATAGAALAVSGAAVQGLFRNPLASPDVLGISAGSSLGAVIAIVTGAAALHPLAISGAAFLGAIGAAGLVYTIATRPGGTHLLYLVLAGLAVSSLLSGMVSGILIMAEEYAVSQFIFWTMGGLDGASWARILPPLPLIIILSLILIALGQTLNLLSLGEEHAYSLGLPVEHLKIAILLLASTLTALAVAAAGPIAFVGLMVPHGVRLLTGPNHRRLLPLSGISGALFLLLADLAARTLLAPREIKTGIITALIGGPYFIFLILRHRRKGAM from the coding sequence ATGACAAAGCGACCCGAGCTGACCCGCACGCCCCTCTCCGCTTCGTTGCTTCTGGCGCTGCTGTCCGCGGTGCTGGCAACACTCCTGGCGGCGGTGCTGTGGGGTGCGGTGTCGCTATCGGCCGGGGATGTGATGCAGGCACTTCGATACCCCCCGGCAAGGCTACACCTGCTGCCGCCGGAGCTGCGTCGGGTGCATGCGATTGTGTGGTACATCCGCCTGCCGCGGGCGATTACCGCAGCGACTGCCGGCGCTGCACTTGCCGTCAGCGGCGCAGCGGTGCAGGGGCTGTTTCGCAACCCGCTGGCCAGCCCGGACGTCCTGGGCATCTCCGCCGGCAGCAGCCTGGGAGCGGTCATTGCTATCGTAACCGGCGCGGCAGCCCTGCACCCATTGGCAATATCCGGAGCGGCGTTCCTGGGTGCGATAGGGGCTGCCGGGCTGGTATACACCATAGCCACCCGCCCCGGCGGCACCCACCTGCTGTATCTGGTTCTGGCGGGGCTGGCGGTATCCAGTCTGTTAAGCGGGATGGTTTCCGGCATCCTGATAATGGCCGAGGAATATGCCGTAAGCCAGTTCATTTTCTGGACGATGGGCGGGCTGGACGGGGCTTCATGGGCGCGAATTCTGCCGCCCCTGCCGCTGATAATCATCCTGTCGCTGATCCTGATCGCCCTTGGCCAGACCCTGAACCTGCTGAGCCTGGGCGAGGAGCATGCCTACAGCCTCGGGCTGCCTGTTGAGCACCTCAAGATTGCCATTTTACTGCTGGCCTCTACCCTGACCGCCCTGGCGGTCGCGGCCGCCGGACCGATTGCCTTTGTCGGCCTGATGGTTCCCCACGGTGTCCGCCTGCTGACCGGGCCGAACCATCGCCGCCTGCTGCCGCTGTCCGGCATCAGCGGTGCCCTGTTCCTGCTGCTGGCCGATCTGGCCGCCCGTACCCTGCTGGCACCACGGGAGATAAAAACCGGCATTATTACCGCCCTGATTGGCGGACCCTATTTTATTTTCCTTATCCTGCGCCATCGCCGAAAGGGGGCAATGTAA
- a CDS encoding heme ABC transporter ATP-binding protein produces MAANPHAQDPLLAAESLTYQVDGTALVDRVDLALRPGELTGLIGPNGAGKTTLLRLLLGYLAPTAGKVLLQQQDLHELPARQRARRIAYMGQHTPLPFPFSVAEVVEMGSFPVLGLGRAPGSSERRAAMEALHYVGLGGLADRSFPTLSGGEQQLALFARVLIQDTPVILLDEPTASLDLGHETRLLRMARELCSEGRSVLVALHNLNSAAEYGDRLLLMDRGRIVADGSPAEVLTEQQLEHHYHTPVRISTNQSTGSILVTPAAEQPRGARGRVHLIGGAGSAVTLTRELHLMGLQVSGGVAHELDNDARLWRSLAIPYTEVPAFAEIGSEALTAAEQLAGSADLVILCSFPVGRGNLGNLRLAVTAAEQGRLAIADEETGTCRRDFYTPESRQLYQHLLQLAPLYSYDQLITMVLQTTDPDAAASQQSQVSRSIREKM; encoded by the coding sequence ATGGCTGCCAACCCGCACGCACAGGATCCACTGCTGGCTGCCGAGTCCCTGACCTATCAGGTCGACGGCACTGCACTGGTTGACCGGGTAGACCTGGCGCTCCGCCCCGGAGAGCTGACCGGATTGATCGGGCCGAACGGTGCCGGCAAGACCACCCTGCTGCGACTGCTGCTGGGATACCTGGCCCCGACCGCCGGAAAGGTTCTGTTGCAGCAGCAGGATCTGCATGAGCTGCCGGCTCGTCAGCGAGCCCGCCGTATTGCCTATATGGGGCAGCATACCCCGCTGCCCTTCCCCTTCTCGGTTGCGGAGGTGGTGGAGATGGGCAGCTTCCCGGTACTGGGGCTCGGACGGGCTCCCGGCAGCAGCGAACGCCGGGCAGCCATGGAGGCACTGCACTATGTCGGACTGGGCGGGCTTGCTGACCGCAGCTTTCCGACCCTGTCTGGCGGGGAGCAGCAGCTGGCCCTGTTTGCCCGGGTGCTGATACAGGATACCCCGGTCATCCTGCTGGATGAGCCCACCGCCAGCCTCGACCTGGGGCACGAGACCCGTCTGCTGCGAATGGCCCGTGAGCTGTGCAGCGAAGGTCGCAGCGTACTGGTGGCGCTGCACAACCTGAACAGCGCTGCCGAGTACGGTGATCGGCTGCTGCTGATGGATCGGGGCCGGATTGTGGCCGATGGCTCACCAGCCGAGGTCCTGACAGAGCAACAGCTGGAGCACCACTACCACACCCCGGTTCGTATCTCCACCAACCAGAGTACCGGCAGCATCCTGGTTACCCCGGCAGCCGAGCAGCCCCGCGGCGCACGCGGCAGGGTGCATCTGATCGGCGGTGCCGGCAGTGCGGTTACCCTTACGCGAGAACTGCACCTGATGGGACTGCAGGTAAGCGGCGGGGTCGCCCATGAGCTGGACAACGATGCCCGCCTGTGGCGATCCCTGGCAATCCCGTACACCGAGGTCCCGGCTTTTGCCGAGATCGGCTCCGAGGCACTGACCGCCGCCGAGCAGCTGGCCGGCAGCGCAGATCTGGTAATTCTGTGCTCCTTTCCGGTGGGACGTGGCAACCTGGGCAACCTTCGACTGGCGGTAACAGCCGCCGAACAGGGCCGGCTGGCAATCGCCGACGAGGAAACCGGCACTTGTCGTCGGGATTTCTACACCCCCGAAAGCCGCCAGCTGTATCAGCACCTGCTGCAGCTGGCTCCCCTGTACAGCTACGACCAGTTGATCACCATGGTGCTGCAGACCACCGACCCCGACGCGGCAGCCAGCCAGCAGTCTCAGGTCAGCAGATCGATACGGGAAAAAATGTAG
- a CDS encoding metallophosphoesterase family protein — MDDFILNHMADLLHRTPLERFPDDRPMVIISDFHAGDGGRRDDFKHNGQLTLAVLEEYYRRGCRLLLNGDVEELQKVRLEKIQRAWGDLYQLLERFDAEGRLIRLAGNHDLELLYNNPLPTPVREAVRYQFSDSTTGQHLGQMFIFHGHQASRRYAMYNDLIGWLLRHLVHRLPFHYTSVSHDNRKKKRMESRVYEMAARERVVAVIGHTHRPLFESLSKSDFVKYNIERLCRQYTDAAAEEREAIRLEIGDLRAHLEAVSRSDMVDLGSIYHDSFVVPCMFNSGCVLGKRGITCLELTGSHIALKYWFDGSRSRKYLLYDGYDTVQLPGTGYYETEIKSEQLRYIFSRIDLLT, encoded by the coding sequence ATGGATGACTTTATCCTGAATCACATGGCCGACCTGCTGCATCGAACCCCGCTGGAACGGTTCCCGGATGATCGCCCCATGGTTATCATCAGCGATTTCCATGCCGGCGATGGCGGTCGACGCGATGATTTCAAGCACAATGGTCAGCTTACCCTGGCAGTACTGGAGGAATACTATCGTCGGGGCTGCCGGCTGCTGCTGAATGGTGATGTCGAGGAGCTGCAGAAGGTTCGGCTGGAGAAGATTCAGCGCGCCTGGGGCGATCTGTACCAGCTGTTGGAGCGGTTTGATGCCGAGGGCAGGCTGATCCGGCTGGCCGGGAATCATGACCTTGAGCTGCTGTACAACAACCCGCTGCCGACACCGGTGCGTGAAGCGGTGCGCTATCAGTTCAGCGACAGCACGACCGGGCAGCACCTCGGGCAGATGTTCATCTTTCACGGGCATCAGGCATCGCGACGCTATGCCATGTACAATGATTTGATCGGCTGGCTGCTGCGACACCTGGTGCACCGGCTGCCGTTTCACTATACCTCGGTCAGTCACGACAATCGCAAGAAAAAGCGTATGGAGTCGCGGGTGTACGAGATGGCTGCGCGCGAGCGGGTGGTCGCGGTTATCGGCCATACCCATCGTCCCCTGTTCGAGTCGCTGTCCAAGTCCGACTTTGTAAAGTACAACATCGAGCGCTTGTGTCGCCAGTATACAGATGCTGCTGCCGAGGAGCGCGAGGCAATCCGACTGGAGATTGGCGACCTCAGGGCCCATCTGGAGGCCGTCAGCCGTTCCGACATGGTGGATCTGGGCAGCATCTATCACGATTCTTTTGTGGTGCCGTGTATGTTCAACTCCGGGTGCGTACTGGGAAAGCGCGGGATAACCTGCCTGGAGCTGACTGGTTCACACATCGCGCTGAAATACTGGTTTGATGGGAGCCGCTCCAGGAAATATCTGCTGTACGACGGCTATGATACCGTCCAGCTGCCAGGTACCGGCTACTACGAGACCGAGATCAAGTCGGAACAGTTGCGCTACATTTTTTCCCGTATCGATCTGCTGACCTGA